DNA sequence from the Papio anubis isolate 15944 chromosome 7, Panubis1.0, whole genome shotgun sequence genome:
ATGCAGAACTCATTGAATAATCAGTCCTCTCTCAGTTCAGTTTACCACCTCTGTTCATTTCCCTAGATCATCCCTAATACACCACTCCTTTGAGTTTTCTTCTTCCACATATTTTTTCACAATCTCATTATTATGCACATCATAATTTTGCATCATGCATGCATGAAAACAATAACAagccattttcattaaaaaagacCAGTGTCATCCATTCACAGCCAAGTTTCTGTTCTAGACATATTTCTAGTGTTCTTGTGTGTCTAGCTAAGGGAGGGTCCAGGGTTAATGAAATATCCCTGATTTTTCATTAACAAAACCTTTGTGGACTCAGGTGGAGAGACTTATCCAAGAACGTGGCTGGGAGTTCATGTGGAATGAGCGTTTGGGATACATCTTGACCTGTCCATCTAACCTGGGCACTGGACTTCGGGCAGGAGTGCACATCAAACTGCCCCTGCTAAGCAAAGTAAAGGAGTTGTGGGGTTACAGAGGGGTGTGAGTAAGGAAGGGTGGGTTGTGGATGGGGAGGGAGTGGACCCTTTGGAAAGGAGCCAAACATGTTGTAGCTAAAGGGTCAGgggacaggccaggcacagcggctcatgcctgtaatcccagcactcgggaggccaaggcgggccgattacctgagcccaggagttcaagaccaacctggacaacctggcgaaaccccatctctactacaaatgcaaaagTTAACTGGCTGtaatggaggctgaggtgagaggatcacttaagcctagaaagttgaggcttcagtgaccTGTgagccatccagcctgggtgacagagaaagatcctgtctgggaaaaaaaaaaaaaaaaaaagtcaggaaacagagcTCTGAGCAGGTTCAGGGCTCTTTCAGGTAGGACTAGTCTCTGCCTCTATCGACCGTGCTCCCAATCCCTATCTCCTCTCTAGGATAGCCGCTTCCCAAAGATCCTGGAGAACCTAAGACTCCAAAAGCGTGGTACTGGAGGAGTGGACACTGCTGCCACAGGCGGTGTCTTTGATATTTCTAATTTGGACCGACTAGGCAAATCAGAGGTGAGATCCTAAGGGATTAGGGTGAGGAGAGCTATAGCTCTGTGGGGGCTGAAATATGGCAGTGAGTGAGCCTCCGGGATGTAACATAATCTGAAATGAAATTCAGGTCGAGTGGGGAGGCAACTGGAAATGAGCAGGCAAGTCAGTCAGTGCCAAAGAAAAGCTCAGATTATAGGAAGCAGAGATCAAAGATTAGTGTCCTTCAGGTGGAGCTTGTGCAGCTGGTCATCGATGGAGTAAACTATTTGATTGATTGTGAACGGCGTCTGGAGAGAGGCCAGGATATCCGCATCCCCACACCTGTCATCCACACCAAGCATTAACTCCCCACCACCAACTGATGACTCAAGATTCCCAGGAGTTCTGCTCATTCTAATGATGGCCCTTTCTACTTGCTCTGGACCTGCCCCCGCATCCCCTGCCTCCATCCTAGTAAAGACTCCTTGCTATGCTGCAGCTGTCTATGTTATTTCTAATGGTGGGGTGAGGAGGGGAACAGGCTTCAGGAAATGAAAAGAGGCAGTGGGATTATTTATGATGGAAAGAGACTCCAGATATGGCATCCTGGGAACACTGATTCTCAGGTGGGTGGAAAGCATTAACATTTTACCCATATTCCTCATCAGCTTCTGAAAATAATCAGGATGCACTTCTGTTTGCACTTTATTCATTATGACTTAAGATTTCTCTCCCCACAATCTCCTTCTACTGTAGAGACAGGCTCAGAGCAGGTGGCCAAGGAAGCTGATAGTCAATACCAGGGACCAGGAAGGTCGTGACCAGTCCTGGAGGCCCCAGGCTGTACTTCGACCTATAATAGACAGGGAATGGGAGTCATATCACAACTCTGCTCTCCAGGAACATTGATACTTGGAAATTAGCGCTCTGCCTGTAGACTCCTTCACTCCAGGGATCTCCCTGGGTGCACTCTAAGAGCCAGACAGCACCAGATGAGGGGTTTGATTcggggtcaggagatggaggctcaaGCTGTGCAGCTGGGAACTCACCTTGCTGTTCCAGGCTCTCCTTGCCCTCATGCTGGGCCCATGCAACTGCTCGTCGCTGCTCAGGACTCAGAAAGGCCATTTGCTCAGGAGTGACAGCCACAGCCTGAGCACTGGTGAGACTAGATAGTTGGGTGGGACTAAACACCACCTGGGGGCAGGGGTAGGAATCAGTGCATGCCAGTTGGGCCCTGGCTCTCCTGTGGTCACCCCAGTCCATTAATACTTACAGCAAATTTAGGAGGAGGGATGACAGAAATGGCAAGAGGAGTAAGGCCCTGGATCTGTCCCTGCAGCAGTGCTGAAAGAGCCAGGTCTGGGATCCCAGCTGTTGAAGCAAGTGGCATCCAAACATTGTCTTAGACTCACCTTCCTTCTCTTCAAACAGATAGACCTTCTCTAACTACTCCCAAAGTGCCCTACCATAGACCTTCCCCAGTATGTCTCTAGCCCCTTATTTAAACACCCTCTCAGGTCCCCACTTAAGAATTGCAGGGCAGTCTTCCATCCAGTCCACCCATGGTATAGAAACCAAACCAACTTGCACCAGCAGTAGCCCAGCTCCCCACCTGCTATGGTGCCAATTTCAGTGAAGATCTCAGGCCCCCAGTTACTGATTGGGCCAAAGCCACCAGGCAGTACAAGGAGGTGGGCCAGAACCTCCAGTTGTTCTTCAGAGCACTGGAGATGCAGGGTGCCCAGGAAGAGAGCTGCTTGGCTGTAGAacagtgggaaggaaggaagaagaattCAGCTTCAGCGAAAGGGGCTGTGGTCATGAAACAAAGGAAGAGATGGCTTCAGATGAGTTCCCTTCCTCCATGGGACCAGACCTTCATGATCCTTCTTTGCCCAGTAAGTCCACCTTTACCTCAGCACCACCACCCTCAGCCCCTTCACAAGTGACCTAAACTCCCAACTGCTGATGTGCTGGAGCTCCTCTGGCCGCAGTCCACAGAGCGTATAACCCAGCGCTGTCAGATGAATGAAGTCCAGGTGGCTCACATGCCGACCACTCTGCCGTAGGAAACTGGAGACCACAACGCggagctggggtgggggttgggggcagaggggaaggagaaaagtTATGGAGAATGAATGGACAGGGAAGTGATAGGTGTTGCTGGGTTACACTCTGTTACTATTAAGACCTAAAGAGTCACGGGGAAGGCTGAGgactcagaaaagaaaaggatagaaaaagaagaGGCCTCCAGGAAAAGAGGTAGGAGACAGTATTATGTGTTCAGGGCCTCAGAGTGAATAAATCAGAGTCCTGAAGGTCACTAGTAGAGGGTATCAACAAAAGATAGAAAGAATGACCAGGTAGGGTCACAGGAAAAAATTCCTTGGGCTTTAGATGATCTACAGGGCTGGGTCTGTGGGATGGGTGTTTGGGAAGTGGTAGGGAGGAGGAAAGGTGTTACCTGAGTGGAGCTCCAGCCATCTATCTGCCCCAGGGTGCTCAGCACTCCCCAGTCCACTAGGATCAGCTCCTGTAGTTCCCGATCTCCTAGCCCTATTAAGAGCCGACCGAGCTGCAGGATCTGCTCAGGACGAAATCCCCGGGGGGGACCCCACAActaggagaaagagaggaacaaTGTGAGTGGAAAAGCAGTGGATTGGGAGTCAGAATGCTGGGTTTTAAGTCTTGCCTCTGCCCTTAGCTGTATAACTCTAGGCAAGTCACCTGCCTTTTCTTTAGTTTCCTCCACTGTCAAATGAGACAGTTGCCTTACAGTTCCTCTAACGTGTTTTGAAAGACATTACAGTCAGTGGAAAAGAAGAGCAGACTAACTCTAGTCCATGAGTGCTACACTTTTATGTGCATCAGACATAGAGAcgcttattaaaacacagatgcctgaggcccagcacagtggctcacagctgtaatcccagcactttgggaggctgaggtgggaggattgcttgagcccaggagttcaagaccatcctgggcaacatagcaaaaccccatctctaccaaaaatacaaaaattaaccaggtgtggtggtgtgcacctgtagtcccagctacttgagaggctgaggcaggaggatcctttgagcccaggatgtagaggttacagtgagccaagatcacactactgcactccagtctgcgtgctgggtgacagagtgagactctgtctcaaaaaaaaaaaaaaaaaaaaaaagcagatgcagATGTCTGGACTCTTTCCCCCAGaggcttatttatttacttatgagactgggtcttgctctaacactcaggctggagtgcagtggtgcgatctcggctcattgcatcctctacctcctgggctcaggggattctcctaccccagcctcccgagtagctgggattacaggcatacaccaccatacccagctaatttttttttctatttttagtggagacagggtttcaccatgttgcccagactggtctcaaactcctgggctcaagcaatccacctgcctcagcctcccaaagtgctgggattacaggcatgagccactgcgtccagcctccCCAAAGGTTTTTATTAAGTCAATCTAGCATGGTAATCTGGCACTGACATTGTTCCTGTGCTCAGTTCAACagcacatacacaaaataaattggaatgatacagagatcAGCATGGCGCCTGCGCAAGGATAACACACAAATTCATGAGGCATgccattattttttaagaaagaaaaaaaaagaataaagaaaaaaatctgttctcttAATGATTGTGATACACATTAAAATTTGGTAACCACTGCTATATTCCCTCTATTCATTATACTAGCTCTCTTTCCTCAATATTTATCCCCCCTCACTTCCTACTTGTGACCCAAATCTTCTAACTCTTTTATCTCCTGCTTCCCCCACCTCTCATCCAACTTTCCATTCTCTTCTTCTCCTACATCACACTCAAAGAGCTTCCTCATGGCCGACCTTACTTGGCTCTCCATCACTAACCTGTTTTGCTTTCCCCATGCTGCCCACAATTCCTTGTGCCCAAGTCCTGCATCTCCTGCAAATAGTGTCAGGCAGTCCTCAAAGTCTGAGAGCTTCATCTCTGCAATCTGGGTTGCAGACCAGGCTGCTGGGAATGTCCCTCGTACATCTGCACAATTTGGCACAGGTTCTGAAGGGGGAAGGCAGGGCCAGGAGGTATCTGTAGATGGAATGACTCTTCCAACCTTTGGAGGATGGAGCACTGTGGCAAGTAGGGATCGAGGGAATATTACAGAGTAAGATGAACAGGGCTTAGAAGTTAATAGAACAAGACGTGATTGGAGATGCCAAGTCCCTTGTTTTATAGATGGAAGACTGAGGACGTTGGTCAGGGATTTAATGGCAGAGCTGAATTTGAACCCAGTTCTTGAGCCTCACAATGTCTCCTTCAAAGCTACTAGGGATCTCCCCAGCAGAGAGCTCCACACTTAGCCGAGCTAGAGCTTTGTCAGCTGTTTAAAGAGACAAGAGAGCAGGAAAATGGAAGTTCTAGGCTAAAAGAAAACTTAATAGTTTACAAACTCCCAAAGCTATAGAATTATAGAACTAGAAGAGATCTGAAGATCATCCCTctaacctctttgctttataaattagaaaacccagTCCCAGAGAAGAGCACATGTAGAACCCAGACTGTTTGACACTCACTGTACATCCTGCTGGACATATGAGTATTTGGGTAGTTTCACCTGGAAGATCCTCAGCAGCTGGTCGCACAACCCCTGCTACCAGGGCTGCTTTCTTGGCAGCCAGCTATGGCCCCCTACACAGCTGTCCAACTCTGCTCtgctcccagctctgctgcttttCTAGAAGCCGCTCCAGGGTCTCTGGACCCAAGGCCTCCTGCATGAGAAGGTAGAAGGAGAGTAGGGAGATCTGGACAGATCAGGGCCTGCTGCTGTAGCTGTAATTCCAAAGTCCGGTCTCTGTTTCGCAGTCTCCCCCTAGATCTAggcttcatatcctttgccctctttGGCCATGGGTCCCCATAACCAGCTCACCAGTCCCCTCTATGCATTtactcccttcccttcttccttcatcTCACCCTGGGGATCAAGGAAATTGCCTCAGTAGACAGAGTGAACACTAGGCGTCCAGCTTGCTCTACTTCATCCTGGCTCCACAACTCTGGTTTCCTGGGGACAGGAAGAAAATCGGGGGCTGGGGAGCTGAGGGAACTGtgaggaaaaggaaggggaaaagaggacATGCTAGGATTTGGGACACAGGGCTCCAAGGGACCTTAAGAATATAGAACAGGCTGCCACTGATGATGGTGGTTGAGGGATTGGGTACAGAATGAGTTAGAATCTGAAGTTCTCGAAGGTCCATACCCAAGAACAGACTCCTGCAATAGCAGCCATCCCAGCTCTGTGGCAAATGTCTCTCCTAGGCAGAAACCTTGCAGCTGACTGAGATGGGACAGCAGGATCTGTAGGGGGATCTGTCGTGTGCTCTCTATCCCCAGGAATCCAACCAAAGGGCCTAAGGTCTCCAGCACTTCCCCTGAGAGTGGAAGACTCCTTTGGAGTTGTAGCAGCTTTAATGGGAGCAGGGGAAGCAGGCAGTCTGGCCAGGTGGTGGGAATAGTCTGCTGGCAGTGATGGGTATAGCAGTGTAGTGATAGGTGAGAGTCTGGACTTGGCACTCAGAGAAAAGAAACCATGGGGGTGGAAAGGGACCAAAGCTGGGACAGAAGTGGAATGGCATTTGCCACTGTAGCAATAAACGCCTAAGAGCCTCACACTGCAGGCTGCTGTGGTCAGGTGTTGCTGCTAGTTAGGCACCAGGCGAACAAAGTcccttagcttctctgagccttggtcttTTCAGCTGAAAGCAGGGTGGGTGGCCTGGAAGATTTCTCAGGCCCTCGCAGCTTTGACATTAGTCTAGGACAATGTGGGCGGATCATGCTGTCCTGCATCTGGAACTGGGGAGGgctgctaatgggtacagagcTAACCAGAACTCTCAGGGCCACTGCAGGGTAGTAGGGGAGGCAGCACCAGCCATATGAAACTGCCCCAAAATGGGGAGAGGAGCTCAGCTGGGAGATCTCACACTTACCTGACCAGGGACACACACAGCTGGACCAGCACCTGTTGTACCCATATTTTTCACGCCATCTTTAACCTGCATGAGaattgggtgtgtgtgtgtaagtgggGAGGTATGAAAGGCCTTCCCTGGCCTCAGGGAAGACGCCTTCCTCCCAACCAGAGAGAGCCCGTATCCCTGATTGTCTCATCCTCCTTGCTACTCTCATACCCGAAAGGTCTGCAGCAGTGCTGCAGTCTGGCAGGCTGAGAGGCGTGACAGTTCAGGGGCCAGGCAGGAACAAGCCCCAACCAGGACTCGCCTAGGGATGGCCTGGAGTGTCTGGGGGCTGAGGCCGGGCAGCAGAAGATGCAAGGAGCAGAGTTCCTCCAGGGATAGCTAAGGAGCAAGAGAAACAAGAGGTctgaagaggaagggaagggtggTGGGGAAGACAACAATCACAATGCAGCAAGGCAATAAGTATgaggggagtggagagagagCAGGGGCAGATGCAGAAGCCAGGGGAAAGGGGGATAGAGACCTCTGgcgagaggctgaggttgcagctACTCACATCGTGCCTAGGAAGGAGCCGTCCAAGCAGCAGGACAGCCTGTGTTGGGATGGGACCAAAAACAACAGCTCTCAGGACCCAGCAGCCAGGTCCTAAGTGGGTTCCTAAGGCAAACCCTCCAAAACTTCCCACTCCCTCTTAAACATCCCCAGTAACCATCCTCAGTGACTCAGGTCCCTTCTTGATCTGAGGAAAGGGAATGAAGGTGTCCTCGTGTGGACAGAGTTTACCTCTACTGTTCACCCAGGGAAAGGAGGGGCTGGTTTTATCCCTGAATGGGATTCTCTTGACAGGGTTCAAGCAGGGATGGAGGGTGCATGCCAGGGAGTGAGAGAGGCAAACCTGAGCAGGTGTAACACTAGCTCCCTGCAGGACAGGAAGCATGGCTCTAAGCTGGGGCTCGGACAGCTCCTGCAGGAAGCGGAGGCCCAGCTGAGGGAAGAGAGGGGCCCAGACCTGCAGCTCCCGGGGGCTCAGCACCGCTCCTCCAGATGAGCGCAACACCCCCAGAAGTTCATATGCCACCTGTAACCAAAGAAGGGTTAGGActggagagaaaagacagatgaaCCTTGAACTTCCTCTCTAATCCCACATCTGAATTTCCCAGGGCTTGGGCTAGGGTTTGGAACTAGGGATTGGACTGGAGTAGATTAGGTTCAAAATGGCAAAGGGTGTGTTTGGGGTGCCACAGACCAGATAGGGAAGGGCCAGGAAGAGGTGGTAACAGGTAAGAATGGCCATGGAGTAAGGAATGGAGGTTGCAAAAGCGGGATGGGGGCCTGGCACCACTGTGCTCAAGTTGACACAATGGGAAAGCCATCCACGCAGACCCACGGGAAGCCCACAGTCTTCTAGGCTTGTGCTGAGGGGCTCACCCGTCCTTCCGGGCTGAGGGTCCCGTTGGCTGCACATTCCAGCAGCCCCCGTTCTACCGGCCCCATCGGATCACTCAGGGGCACTAGGCTCTGCAGCTCCTCAGGGCTCAGGAAACAGGCGAGGGGCCCAAGCCTGAGGAGGGCATGAAGCTGACCTTCGTGTGGTCCCTGAGACTAGCACTAAGGCAGGCCTAGCAGCAGACCGTGTGGGTACATACACTGGGCACTCTGACCACTACACCACTACACAGGGGCACCATCTATAGACCTCTCCTGGAACTCTGTGCTGCCTGGGGCCACTGCCTACTCCCTTGCCCCTTCCTTCCTAGAACACCTACCCAACATGACACCTGTACCTTCCTCTCTCTACCTCTTCCACTCTGGCCTTGGTTACTGATCCCACAACTCACCTGCGTACCTGCTCCTCACCATCCTGGACACTCTGGTTTACCAGGCTGCGCAGCACATGGCGAGCATGCCCGGGCCCCAGACCTGCTGCTGGCCAGCTATCCTCCAGGGCCTGGATCTGAGATGGGGGAAGTTAGCTCGCACTGGGGTCACTGTGGGGTTCTTGCAGGGAGGGACCACTGAGAGACACGCCATTGACTCCCGTCCCCACTAGCAGAAGATGGGCCAGTCAAATAAAGAAGATGATTCTCATACCTGGTGAGGGCTGAGCTGCAGAAAGTTCTccagagggaggtgggggaggaggggcagcACTGCCCACAGCAGCTCCTGGGGCCAGGCAGGCACTTCCCCAAACAGTTCAGGGGCCAGCAGACGCTTTGCCAGAGCCTCCTTCTGTTCAGGCCTCATTCCTGGGCTGTAATCCCGGATGGCAGCCAGGCTACGAGGAGTAATGGGTCTTAACCCTTTGTCttcttccaaactgttttccccTGACCCTCTGCAGCCCTGCTGTCTAGATAGGAAGGAGactctctctgtttttgttttgttttgttgttttgtttttaagatggagtctcgctctgttgcccaggctggagtgcagtggcacgatcttggctcactgcaacctctgcctcccgggttcaagttatcctcctgcctcagcctcccaagtagctgggactacaggcgcccatcaccaagccaggctaatttttgtattttagtagagacagggtttcaccacattggccagagaACTCCTGaactagtgatctgcctgcctcagcctcccaaagtgctgggattacaggtgtgagccaccacgcccggcctctggtTTTATAGAGAGGACCTCTCTGATCCTTTTGTAGTTCATTAGCATCATGACTGGGTTTTCACACTCAGGTATGAGATGCGCCTCTCTCAAACCTTGTTACGATGTTGGCACAATACCCATCtggcatgaaagaaaaaaacaggagctCCGGAAGGAGCTGCTCCAGCTGGATGGGGTTGGCCTGACTCTGACAGGAGCAGGAGGAGTGGTGCAGGAACCTTACACACTGTCGTTGACTAACAGGGATGGTGGGAAGCGCATCAGGTCAGAGACAGCCAAGAAAGGGATGAGTGGTGACAGGTCAATGAAGAGCTGGGAGGTGAGGCGCGGGTACCGCTGGAGCAGCAGGGCTGTCAGGCGACCCAGGGCCTGCTCCTCGGATGGTGGTACCTGTGGGGGCACAGGAATGGATTCTGCCTCTGGAGATGCTCAGTATCCCTGCCACTTCCTCTCTGGAGTTCCTCCTCCCACTAAGGCAAGCCCTCTGAACACTAGGCTCCAGGTGCCCTTGCTCCCCTCTTTCTCTATGCTCACCTGCAGCTTCCCCTGCAGCATGAGTGTCAGGAAGCCCTGTGCAGCCTCCCTCTCTGCTGAAAGCACCAGCTGCTGGAGGTTTTCTGGGGGCATATGCAGGTATGCCTGTGAATAGGAGGTCATGGTGGGTATGGCCTCACAGGGCAGGGACCTCTGGCCATGGCTGTCACCCAGCCCACCCATGGGCCCTCCACCTGTTACCTGCACTAGAATCTGCAGGGCCCAAACACTCTTTTCCCTCTGGAGCAGATCCCACAGCACAGGCTGGTGGGAAGAAAGACAATATGCCAACAGAGctgtcttctctgtctctcctgcagCTCCCCCAGGCTTTCCAACTCCACTTGCTGGGATGCTCGTCCTTCATCTCAACTGTGATTCTTCAGATATTAAGCTCTTTTAGGTCCAGGATCATATCTCTAATTTCTCTTGTACCCTCTCCCATGCCAGGTCCATAGTTGGATCAATTAATACTTGCAGACCTGAACCAAATACTATGAGACTATCTAATTCCATTTTACTGGGCCCAGGGCTTGAAAAATGGAGCCCCAAAATGGAGTAAGGAATCTTTATATATCCTACAGAACCTAGCAAAGTGCCTTGCATATAATAGGCATTCAGTGAATGAATTACGGTGTTTAACATATTCCCACCCCTCCATTCTACAGAGtaaaaactgaagcccagaaaaactaaatgaaattgcttGCCTAAGATCACAGTAATTTGTGGCACAGTTGAACCTAGAACCAAAGTTTTCTGATTGGTAGTGTCCCTGAATCTTTCTCATTCCTGCCTTATCTTCCTGTATTCTGCCAGCCTCCAATTCTCAatctctaggaaaaaaatcaagagtcCTCTAACttgatcctttttctttctggtgCAGAAAGCGGGAGAGTAAAAGAGCCCAAAAGAATAACAAGGTAATATTTATTGCACGTTTGTGTATCATGCACTGTGCTAAGCCCACAGCATGTATTATCTCATATACCAGTATCATCCCTAGTTTATaaatgagatgagaaaaatattgctcagagaagttaaataactcatTCAAGGCTGGTCACAGAACCAAGATATAAATCCAAGCCTGTGTGACTCTAGAGCTGTGTGCTTCAACTACTGCCCCACACTACCGCCTCTGAGTACACGAGGAATTCCCCTGGAGGGCCTTCTCACTGTTCTAGGAGCTTTCCCTCTGGCAGAGCACTCACACTAAAGCAGGCCAGCAGCTCCATCTTGCTTATACCAGAGCTGGGGTTGACAGTGGGTTCCAAGCCTGGTGGGGTTGGCTGCTCCTCTTCTTGTTCCAGGTATTCCCCAATCGTCCGTAGCACACTGCGCCGGCCCTCTGGGCGAAAGGCATCCCAGAAGGAGCAGTTGTCCAGGAGACTGGAGAGCAGTAGGGCCCGACCCAGCATCCCCTGGGCCTCAGCGCCCCCAGCCCCTGGACCCAAGAGGAAGGTCAGCAGGCGGAGGAGATAGTGTAGGCGTGTGGCGTGAGCAAGGGCTGGCACAGAGGACTGACAGCGTGGCAACTGGGATAGCATGCCAAGGAGGAAGGGGCCAGGGGTCAGACAGAGTGGGGATGGTCCCAGTGGTGGCAGAGAGGGCAGAAGGGGGCCCAGCAGCCC
Encoded proteins:
- the LOC116275868 gene encoding LOW QUALITY PROTEIN: stereocilin-like (The sequence of the model RefSeq protein was modified relative to this genomic sequence to represent the inferred CDS: substituted 1 base at 1 genomic stop codon), with the protein product MALSLWPLLLLLLLLSFAVTLAPTGPQSPDPGLSFLKSLLSTLHQASQGSLSRSQFSTFLANISSSFEPGRMGEVPVGEPPPLQPPALRLHDFLVTLRGSPDWEPMLGLLGDLLALLGQEQTPRDFLVHQAGVLGGLVEVLLGALVPGGPPTPTRPPCTRNGPSDCVLAADWLPSLLLLLEGTRWQALVQVQPSVDPTNATGLNGREAAPHFLQGLLGLLTPTGELGSEEALWGGLLRTVGAPLYAAFQEGLLRVTHSLQDEVFSILGQPEPDANGQCQGGNLQQLLLWGVRHNLSWDVQALGFLSGSPPPPPALLHCLSAGVPLPRAPQPSAHISPRQRRAITVEALCENHSGPAPPYSISNFSIHLLCQHTKPVTPQPPPSTTAICQTAVWYAVSWAAGAQGWLQACHDQFPDEFLNAICSNLSFSALSGSNRRLVKRLCAGLLPPPTSCPEGLPPVPLTPDIFWGCFLENETLWAERLCGEASLQAVPPSNQAWVQHVCQGPTPDVTASPPCHIGPCGERCPDGGSFLVMVCANDTMYEALVPFWPWLAGQCRISRGGNDTCFLEGLLGPLLPSLPPLGPSPLCLTPGPFLLGMLSQLPRCQSSVPALAHATRLHYLLRLLTFLLGPGAGGAEAQGMLGRALLLSSLLDNCSFWDAFRPEGRRSVLRTIGEYLEQEEEQPTPPGLEPTVNPSSGISKMELLACFSPVLWDLLQREKSVWALQILVQAYLHMPPENLQQLVLSAEREAAQGFLTLMLQGKLQAESIPVPPQVPPSEEQALGRLTALLLQRYPRLTSQLFIDLSPLIPFLAVSDLMRFPPSLLVNDSVQQGCRGSGENSLEEDKGLRPITPRSLAAIRDYSPGMRPEQKEALAKRLLAPELFGEVPAWPQELLWAVLPLLPHLPLENFLQLSPHQIQALEDSWPAAGLGPGHARHVLRSLVNQSVQDGEEQVRRLGPLACFLSPEELQSLVPLSDPMGPVERGLLECAANGTLSPEGRVAYELLGVLRSSGGAVLSPRELQVWAPLFPQLGLRFLQELSEPQLRAMLPVLQGASVTPAQAVLLLGRLLPRHDLSLEELCSLHLLLPGLSPQTLQAIPRRVLVGACSCLAPELSRLSACQTAALLQTFRVKDGVKNMGTTGAGPAVCVPGQTIPTTWPDCLLPLLPLKLLQLQRSLPLSGEVLETLGPLVGFLGIESTRQIPLQILLSHLSQLQGFCLGETFATELGWLLLQESVLGKPELWSQDEVEQAGRLVFTLSTEAISLIPREALGPETLERLLEKQQSWEQSRVGQLCRGPXLAAKKAALVAGVVRPAAEDLPEPVPNCADVRGTFPAAWSATQIAEMKLSDFEDCLTLFAGDAGLGHKELWAAWGKQNRLLWGPPRGFRPEQILQLGRLLIGLGDRELQELILVDWGVLSTLGQIDGWSSTQLRVVVSSFLRQSGRHVSHLDFIHLTALGYTLCGLRPEELQHISSWEFSQAALFLGTLHLQCSEEQLEVLAHLLVLPGGFGPISNWGPEIFTEIGTIAAGIPDLALSALLQGQIQGLTPLAISVIPPPKFAVVFSPTQLSSLTSAQAVAVTPEQMAFLSPEQRRAVAWAQHEGKESLEQQGRSTAWGLQDWSRPSWSLVLTISFLGHLL